The Streptomyces kanamyceticus DNA segment CCCATGGATGATCAGGAAATCGCGGACGGCGGCGCGCCCTTGGCCGACCGGAAAGCCGTCGAAGCCGAAGCGCGCCGCGTGGTCGCGGAACACTTCCCGCACGCCTTGGGCGCCGTACTGGGAGGGTCCGCGGCCCAGGGGCGCGCCACCGCCAGGAGCGACCTGGACGTGGCCGTTCTCCTGCCGGACTCGGACGTGGGCCGCCGGGAGGTGATCCGTCACGAGGGCCGCGTCGTCGAACTGTTCCTCAACCCCCTCGCCGGCATACCGGAGTTCTTCGCCTGGGACAGGGCCCGGCGTCGCGCGACCGTCCTCTTCGTCTACGGACAGGGCCTGACGCTGACCGACCCGCAGGGTCACGTGGCCCGAACGCGCCAACTGGCCCAGGACATACTCGCCGCAGGGCCGCCCGCGCTCACG contains these protein-coding regions:
- a CDS encoding nucleotidyltransferase domain-containing protein, with amino-acid sequence MDDQEIADGGAPLADRKAVEAEARRVVAEHFPHALGAVLGGSAAQGRATARSDLDVAVLLPDSDVGRREVIRHEGRVVELFLNPLAGIPEFFAWDRARRRATVLFVYGQGLTLTDPQGHVARTRQLAQDILAAGPPALTATEGEHGRYVLTCFMDDLAATSPDNRYEQLSLADHVLRESAHLVTAHHGAWSGIGRWLPRRLLDADPVLGKALLEGHRTVAERADPLPLAAAAQETLDLLGGPLREGFSHRWPA